One part of the Candidatus Kouleothrix ribensis genome encodes these proteins:
- a CDS encoding right-handed parallel beta-helix repeat-containing protein has protein sequence MSLSFRRFCVLTILVLLAALVPIGRPALAAGPYVVTKTADTDGSCASGVNCSLREAIKAANAAPGTITFNIPTSDSGYQAAGAYWRITINQTVSGAIVPLPALTGGGITIDGLVGGTPKIELSGAGSAPQQGILIRSANNTVKGLIINGFVPNPLQGNGIRLAGAAATGNTITQNYLGTNYNATAAGGTSSVNNVGGGIAIENAASGNIIDNNIIAGNGGYGVFVFESVFLTPAARQNGNSIRNNYIGVAADGITALGNLKDGVYIGDNSINTQVGPNNIISANGPTGSDVVFGVNIGGYLGNDTTYISGNRVFGNKIGTNAAGTAALGNAAGGVLINSSTGTTIGGANGSPATPNGEGNLISGNKSSGVRVKDTPGNGAGTVNISLQNNWIGLNLAGTAALPNANAGVYLSNSANAVSVGPNNVISGNANDGVLIEATVKAQPVPPNQQVRSNTITTNFIGTNVSGDASVPNGRYGVQIQGGTFSNVVKANRIAYNRTGGIYLAPSVAAQPTMPTDNTISANLVKSNGAVGIALTPGSNNNIIGASDAGGGNTIEGHTSSGVEIQSSGNQLRSNELRLNQVGIVINSAANNTIGGATAFDGNVLHDNTLHGILVNGNGATGNRISHTITYANGGKGIALTSGGNAPIAGATLSATPPSGLTLSGTVSGCAAPGCTIEVFTADSALDNEGPAFLTSAQPNGAGAFSIDISGCQHYLIFTLTDAAGNTSEFISPLGSLAQCVPTAPAVGINTTDPQPPRSVLPGASTTYVHTVTNTGTAAGPVAVSLNQSANGWATLTNNTCTGQSLAPQATCSFSVKVDVPGGALAGEQNVATAQVTIGAATGSQVDTTIVLVNANLAFVPHPTLTSNAKSTGPGQPVSYQHKLTNLGNGPDSFTIAVTPPNGWAYSIDQPSVGNLAPNAFTIVTVVLTPTAGLVGGTVYTTTVTAGSVANPAVSQPVADATTITAAAVPQIIASAVVPPSVAPGASVQVAYIVKNAGNLSGTFTLAFTGPSGWGITQALPASVGLGINASTTLTTTLQVPANALAGAYQAMLVAADQANPAVTASRTATISVKQQAALTIGPDIADPTPRAPGLVLTYTLTLQNGGNFTDTVGLALSTTRGWPVRAIPPAPTLAPGASLPIKVELSIPPGQLALPPNLTTITATSSLVGLPQVRDTAQITTSLAEIAAVDLSPARQTQPLLDGKPVTFTLTLRNIGSIAQSYSLAASNVPSGWQSTLTPTQTQTLQPNQTALVTLVLLAPAGQPNGQEFEIGLSAACRENSCDGDTAVAVVRVGPPIQLGGACNVEALPGATVTCLHTIKNASALTDTFTIAYSSYLGWPTTLTPQVLVLGPGATRTFTVTTTVPPAAPAHVAEQLKIVATSSSFPNTSQEVTDVITVRQYARLSFVASQGRLLVPGQTLTFRHQLRNIGNAKDGTTITVTQQFDWKITLTPTSTLDMEPGLTYPVTLKVEVPANVAVTAINQITVRATSIFSPTVYDEVIDIVGVQRAPSVLLYLPVARQ, from the coding sequence GTGTCGCTTTCGTTCCGCCGCTTCTGCGTGCTAACCATCCTGGTACTGCTGGCAGCGCTCGTGCCGATCGGCCGGCCGGCGCTGGCGGCCGGCCCATATGTGGTGACGAAGACCGCCGACACCGACGGCAGCTGCGCCTCGGGTGTCAACTGCTCGCTGCGTGAAGCGATCAAGGCCGCCAACGCCGCGCCCGGCACAATCACATTCAACATTCCCACCAGCGACTCGGGCTACCAGGCGGCCGGGGCCTACTGGCGGATCACGATCAATCAGACCGTGAGCGGCGCGATCGTTCCGCTGCCGGCGCTCACCGGCGGGGGTATCACGATCGACGGCCTGGTCGGCGGCACGCCCAAGATCGAGCTGAGCGGCGCCGGTAGCGCACCGCAGCAGGGCATTCTGATTCGCTCGGCCAACAACACCGTCAAGGGCCTGATCATCAATGGCTTCGTGCCCAACCCGCTCCAGGGTAACGGCATCCGGCTCGCCGGCGCGGCCGCGACCGGTAACACGATCACGCAGAACTACCTTGGCACGAACTATAACGCCACCGCTGCCGGCGGTACCAGCTCGGTCAATAATGTTGGCGGCGGCATCGCGATCGAAAATGCTGCCAGCGGCAACATCATCGACAACAATATCATCGCGGGCAATGGCGGCTATGGCGTGTTCGTGTTCGAGTCGGTGTTCCTGACCCCGGCCGCGCGCCAGAACGGCAACAGCATCCGCAACAACTACATCGGTGTCGCCGCCGACGGCATTACCGCGCTGGGGAACCTCAAGGACGGCGTGTACATCGGCGATAATTCGATCAACACCCAGGTTGGCCCGAACAATATCATTAGCGCCAACGGCCCGACTGGCTCGGACGTGGTGTTTGGCGTGAATATCGGCGGCTACCTGGGCAACGATACAACCTACATTAGTGGTAACAGGGTGTTCGGTAATAAGATCGGCACCAACGCCGCTGGTACCGCTGCGCTCGGCAATGCCGCCGGCGGCGTGCTGATCAATTCGTCGACCGGCACGACGATCGGTGGGGCTAATGGCAGCCCGGCGACGCCTAACGGCGAGGGTAACCTGATCTCGGGCAATAAGAGCAGCGGCGTGCGCGTGAAAGACACACCCGGCAATGGCGCCGGCACCGTCAATATCAGCCTCCAGAATAACTGGATCGGCCTGAACCTGGCCGGCACTGCCGCGCTGCCGAACGCCAATGCGGGCGTGTATCTTTCGAATAGCGCCAACGCGGTTAGCGTCGGCCCCAATAACGTGATCAGCGGCAACGCCAACGACGGCGTGCTGATCGAAGCGACGGTCAAGGCCCAGCCGGTGCCGCCCAACCAGCAGGTGCGCTCGAATACGATCACCACCAACTTCATCGGCACCAATGTCAGTGGCGACGCGTCCGTACCGAATGGGCGCTACGGCGTGCAGATCCAGGGCGGCACCTTCAGCAATGTCGTCAAGGCTAACCGGATCGCCTACAACCGCACCGGCGGGATCTACCTGGCGCCCTCGGTCGCTGCCCAGCCGACGATGCCGACCGACAACACGATCAGCGCGAATCTCGTCAAGTCGAATGGGGCGGTGGGCATTGCGCTGACGCCCGGCAGCAACAACAATATCATCGGCGCGAGCGATGCCGGCGGCGGCAATACGATCGAGGGCCACACCAGCAGCGGTGTCGAGATTCAGAGTAGCGGCAATCAGCTGCGCTCGAACGAGCTGCGCTTGAATCAGGTTGGCATTGTGATCAACAGCGCTGCCAATAACACGATCGGCGGCGCGACGGCCTTCGATGGCAATGTGCTGCACGACAATACGCTGCACGGCATCCTGGTGAATGGCAATGGCGCTACCGGCAACCGGATCAGCCATACGATTACCTATGCTAATGGCGGCAAGGGTATCGCGCTTACGAGTGGCGGCAACGCGCCGATTGCCGGCGCGACCCTGAGCGCCACACCGCCGAGCGGGCTGACGCTCAGCGGCACGGTTAGCGGCTGTGCCGCGCCGGGGTGTACAATCGAGGTGTTCACCGCCGATAGCGCGCTCGATAACGAGGGGCCGGCGTTTCTCACCAGCGCTCAGCCGAACGGGGCCGGCGCGTTCAGCATCGATATCAGCGGCTGCCAGCACTACCTGATCTTCACGCTTACCGACGCCGCTGGCAATACGTCGGAATTCATCAGCCCGCTGGGGAGCCTGGCTCAATGTGTGCCCACCGCCCCGGCGGTCGGCATCAACACCACCGATCCGCAGCCGCCGCGCAGTGTGCTGCCGGGTGCCAGCACCACCTATGTTCACACCGTCACGAATACTGGCACCGCCGCCGGCCCGGTCGCGGTGAGCCTGAACCAGTCGGCCAACGGCTGGGCCACGCTTACGAATAACACCTGCACCGGCCAGTCGCTGGCGCCCCAGGCGACCTGTAGCTTCTCGGTCAAGGTCGATGTGCCGGGCGGCGCGCTGGCCGGCGAGCAGAATGTTGCGACGGCGCAGGTGACGATCGGCGCCGCGACCGGCAGCCAGGTCGATACGACGATCGTGCTGGTCAATGCTAACCTCGCGTTCGTACCGCACCCTACCCTTACGTCGAATGCCAAGAGCACCGGGCCAGGCCAGCCGGTGAGCTACCAGCATAAGCTGACGAATCTCGGCAATGGCCCAGACAGCTTCACGATCGCGGTGACGCCACCCAACGGCTGGGCCTACAGTATCGACCAGCCGAGCGTTGGCAATCTTGCGCCGAACGCATTCACGATTGTCACGGTTGTGCTGACGCCCACTGCCGGCCTGGTCGGCGGCACCGTCTACACCACCACCGTCACGGCTGGCTCGGTCGCCAACCCGGCCGTCAGCCAGCCGGTCGCCGATGCCACAACCATCACGGCGGCCGCCGTGCCGCAGATTATCGCCAGCGCCGTCGTGCCGCCGAGCGTCGCCCCAGGCGCGAGCGTGCAGGTGGCCTACATCGTGAAAAACGCCGGCAATTTGTCGGGCACGTTTACGCTGGCGTTCACCGGCCCGAGCGGCTGGGGCATTACGCAGGCGCTGCCGGCCAGCGTCGGGCTGGGCATCAACGCCAGCACGACTCTGACCACGACGCTCCAGGTGCCGGCCAACGCGCTGGCCGGCGCGTACCAGGCCATGCTCGTCGCGGCCGACCAGGCCAACCCGGCCGTTACGGCCAGCCGCACCGCGACGATCAGTGTGAAGCAGCAGGCCGCGCTGACGATCGGGCCCGACATCGCCGACCCGACGCCACGCGCGCCGGGGCTGGTGCTAACCTACACGCTCACGTTGCAGAACGGCGGCAACTTCACCGATACCGTCGGCCTGGCGCTGAGCACCACCCGCGGCTGGCCGGTGCGCGCCATCCCGCCCGCGCCCACGCTGGCCCCTGGCGCCAGCCTGCCGATCAAGGTCGAGCTGAGCATCCCGCCCGGCCAGCTGGCGCTGCCACCGAACCTGACCACGATCACCGCGACCTCGTCGCTGGTGGGCTTGCCGCAAGTGCGCGACACCGCGCAGATCACTACGTCGCTGGCCGAAATCGCCGCAGTCGACCTGTCGCCGGCGCGCCAGACCCAACCACTGCTCGATGGCAAGCCGGTGACGTTCACGCTCACGCTGCGCAATATCGGCAGCATCGCGCAGTCGTATAGCCTGGCTGCGTCGAATGTGCCGAGCGGCTGGCAGAGCACGCTTACGCCAACCCAGACGCAGACGCTGCAGCCGAACCAGACCGCCCTAGTGACACTGGTGCTGCTGGCGCCGGCCGGCCAGCCTAACGGCCAGGAATTCGAGATCGGCCTGAGCGCGGCATGCCGCGAGAACAGCTGCGACGGCGATACGGCCGTGGCAGTCGTGCGGGTCGGCCCGCCCATCCAGCTCGGCGGCGCGTGCAATGTCGAGGCCTTACCGGGCGCTACGGTCACCTGCCTGCACACGATCAAGAACGCCAGCGCGCTGACCGACACCTTCACGATCGCGTACAGCTCGTACCTGGGCTGGCCGACCACGCTAACGCCGCAGGTGCTGGTGCTCGGCCCAGGCGCGACCCGCACGTTCACCGTCACCACCACAGTGCCGCCGGCCGCGCCGGCACACGTGGCCGAGCAGCTGAAGATCGTCGCGACATCGAGCAGCTTCCCGAACACCTCCCAGGAAGTGACCGATGTGATCACTGTGCGCCAGTATGCGCGCCTGAGCTTCGTGGCCAGCCAGGGCCGCCTGCTGGTGCCGGGCCAGACGCTGACATTCCGCCACCAGCTGCGCAACATCGGCAATGCTAAAGACGGCACGACCATCACGGTGACACAGCAGTTCGACTGGAAGATCACGCTCAC
- a CDS encoding right-handed parallel beta-helix repeat-containing protein: MIRTRRSLAWSLILVLLCASFSFAQQPPSVRAAANTYVVDNATDADLSGPACTAAADDCSLRQAIKLANTDGGSSEIQFDIPADENNSLYGYNQATGRWTITPISSLPPLNAGSTTIKGRNDNAVGTPRIVIDGSGLSGGGVGLRLNSSTNVVLNLVIVGFTGSATTGIGIRIDGPNTANNQVYGNYIGNFPGATALANAYAGIQLDNGAHDNTIGTGSNPGERNVIAGNSGDGIRVQNAPNNKIYGNYIGLGLNSSFSTVELPNSANGIRIVDSSGTQVGGAQSQLRNVVSGNAGDGIVITGDGSTNNSVAGNYIGLNELGAADQGNTGNGVTISDGASNNSVFGSTGVSSVISGNGGYGVLITDVGTAGNKLYGNYIGVSAGGSTRRANDKGGVFVRDNASNNRIGLSGQGNTISGNTGYGIAFGRTAQGYTAIYSNTLIANTIGLSALGTTVVSNTLGGVLFGNGATNNHLGGASTAEQNVIAGNGGPGVTIGGSDVLSNTVTGNIIGLRRASVNGALVSAAANSGDGVLVNNGAVGTRVGGSSAEANTIGSNTGSGVHVAGAATKPTTIKQNYIGVVFNANAFVAAPNSQYGVLVDAGAQQVTIQNNHISRNLQKGIALVPNSPAPGGSAGNANHDIDAPFNIHLNQNGLLTGRVVTSGTTDACVAPCTVQIFTADPAALDGQGRDFLNEQVTSNGYFTVTLSRVPEQIALTATDKNGNTSEFATLKAQIGPIDLLDAVPSTQSAIPGQVVTYTHQLVNNGTIDLVDLKLKAVSSRKWLVSTVPISGTQFALAAGETRLVTVTLRLPFGPDPRVLAGPPPDQTVVSVTSTRYITVTDSATDTTNVLPKFLLDVNPKTRTGFGAPDSPSNIVRYVHKLTNRGNVARTVQVQIRRVRGWQTEVSTDTLLLEPGDDKAKNLTVSVTVPSGTQAGIAETTYIDLIVPAEPSQNQTITDTTIAELTPAAFLIQDGEPDGEAGAGAKATFFYIVENRSNGTATFSLEGSAAFGSAVSFRRTDGGSFGPNYSFTVGNSPGANTIRFAVEVVLDKQLTIGRTETVTVLLLDNQLRVRQAAQNRIFINRNAMAPRQYLPYMHN, from the coding sequence ATGATCCGCACTCGTCGCTCGCTTGCGTGGTCGCTCATTCTTGTGCTGCTGTGTGCGTCGTTCTCATTCGCGCAGCAGCCTCCTAGCGTGCGCGCGGCCGCGAATACCTATGTCGTCGATAATGCCACCGACGCCGACCTGAGCGGGCCGGCATGCACGGCTGCGGCCGACGATTGCTCGCTGCGCCAGGCGATCAAGCTTGCCAATACCGACGGCGGCTCGAGCGAGATCCAGTTCGACATTCCGGCCGACGAGAATAACTCGTTGTATGGCTATAACCAGGCGACCGGGCGCTGGACGATTACGCCGATTAGCTCGCTGCCGCCGCTCAATGCTGGCAGCACTACGATCAAAGGCCGCAACGATAACGCCGTCGGCACGCCGCGGATCGTGATCGATGGCTCGGGCCTGAGCGGTGGCGGCGTTGGCCTGCGCCTGAACTCTTCAACCAATGTTGTTCTGAACCTGGTTATTGTCGGCTTCACCGGCTCGGCTACCACGGGTATCGGCATCCGCATCGACGGGCCGAACACGGCCAACAACCAGGTGTATGGCAACTACATCGGCAATTTCCCCGGCGCCACGGCCCTGGCCAACGCCTATGCCGGCATCCAGCTCGACAATGGCGCGCACGACAATACGATCGGTACCGGCAGCAACCCCGGCGAGCGTAATGTGATCGCCGGCAACAGCGGCGACGGCATCCGCGTGCAGAATGCGCCGAACAACAAGATCTACGGCAACTATATCGGCCTGGGCCTGAACTCGAGCTTTAGCACCGTAGAGCTGCCGAACAGCGCCAACGGCATCCGGATCGTCGATAGCAGCGGCACCCAGGTGGGCGGCGCCCAGAGCCAGCTGCGCAATGTCGTGTCGGGTAATGCCGGCGACGGTATTGTAATCACCGGCGACGGCTCGACGAATAATAGTGTTGCGGGCAACTATATTGGCCTGAACGAGCTCGGCGCGGCCGACCAGGGCAACACCGGCAACGGCGTGACGATCTCCGACGGCGCCAGCAACAACAGCGTGTTTGGCAGCACCGGCGTCAGCTCGGTGATCAGCGGTAACGGCGGCTACGGCGTGCTGATCACCGATGTCGGCACCGCCGGCAATAAGCTCTATGGTAACTATATCGGCGTTAGCGCGGGTGGTAGCACCCGCCGTGCCAACGATAAGGGCGGCGTGTTTGTGCGCGACAACGCCAGCAATAACCGGATCGGCCTGAGCGGCCAGGGCAATACGATCTCGGGCAACACCGGCTATGGCATAGCATTTGGCCGCACTGCGCAAGGCTACACCGCGATCTATTCGAATACGCTGATCGCCAATACGATCGGCCTGAGCGCGCTGGGCACCACTGTGGTGAGCAATACGCTCGGCGGCGTGCTGTTTGGCAATGGCGCGACCAACAACCACCTCGGCGGCGCGAGCACGGCCGAGCAGAATGTGATCGCCGGCAACGGCGGCCCCGGTGTGACGATCGGCGGCTCGGATGTGCTCAGCAATACCGTCACCGGCAACATCATTGGCCTGCGCCGTGCTTCGGTCAATGGCGCGCTAGTTAGCGCTGCGGCGAACAGCGGCGATGGCGTGCTGGTCAACAATGGCGCGGTGGGCACGCGCGTGGGCGGCAGCAGCGCCGAGGCCAATACGATCGGCTCGAACACCGGCAGTGGCGTGCATGTCGCCGGCGCGGCCACCAAGCCAACCACGATTAAGCAGAATTATATCGGCGTGGTGTTCAACGCCAACGCCTTTGTGGCCGCCCCCAACAGCCAGTATGGCGTGCTCGTCGACGCTGGTGCCCAGCAGGTCACTATTCAAAACAATCATATCTCGCGCAATCTCCAGAAGGGTATCGCGCTTGTGCCGAACTCGCCCGCGCCCGGCGGCAGCGCCGGCAACGCCAACCACGATATCGACGCGCCCTTCAATATTCACCTGAACCAGAACGGCCTGCTGACCGGCCGCGTGGTTACGAGCGGCACGACCGACGCCTGCGTGGCGCCCTGCACCGTGCAGATCTTTACGGCCGACCCGGCCGCGCTCGATGGCCAGGGCCGCGATTTTCTGAACGAGCAGGTGACCTCGAATGGCTACTTTACCGTCACGCTGAGCCGTGTGCCCGAGCAGATTGCACTGACCGCCACCGATAAGAATGGCAACACGTCGGAGTTTGCCACGCTGAAGGCCCAGATCGGCCCGATCGACCTGCTCGACGCGGTGCCTAGCACCCAGAGCGCTATCCCTGGCCAGGTGGTGACCTACACGCACCAGCTGGTCAACAACGGCACGATCGACCTGGTCGACCTCAAGCTCAAGGCGGTCTCGTCACGCAAGTGGCTGGTCTCGACTGTGCCGATCAGTGGGACGCAGTTTGCGCTGGCCGCTGGCGAGACCAGGCTGGTCACCGTGACGCTGCGGCTGCCGTTTGGCCCCGACCCACGCGTGCTGGCCGGCCCACCGCCCGACCAGACGGTCGTGAGCGTGACCTCGACCAGGTACATCACCGTCACCGATAGCGCCACCGATACAACCAACGTGCTGCCGAAATTCTTGCTGGATGTCAACCCGAAGACGCGCACTGGCTTCGGCGCGCCCGATTCGCCCAGCAATATCGTGCGCTATGTGCATAAGCTCACCAACCGTGGCAATGTCGCGCGCACGGTGCAGGTGCAGATCCGCCGCGTGCGCGGCTGGCAGACCGAGGTCAGCACCGATACGCTGCTGCTCGAGCCGGGCGACGATAAAGCCAAAAACCTGACCGTCAGCGTGACGGTGCCGTCGGGCACGCAGGCCGGCATCGCCGAGACGACCTACATCGATCTGATCGTGCCGGCCGAGCCGTCGCAGAATCAGACTATCACCGACACGACCATCGCCGAGCTAACACCGGCGGCCTTCCTCATCCAGGATGGCGAGCCCGACGGCGAGGCCGGCGCCGGCGCGAAGGCCACATTCTTCTATATTGTCGAGAATCGCAGCAACGGCACCGCAACCTTCTCGCTCGAAGGCTCGGCCGCATTTGGCAGCGCCGTGAGCTTCCGGCGCACCGACGGCGGCAGCTTTGGGCCGAACTATAGCTTTACCGTCGGCAATAGCCCCGGCGCCAACACCATTCGCTTCGCCGTAGAAGTTGTGCTCGACAAACAGCTGACGATCGGCCGGACCGAGACGGTAACGGTGCTGCTGCTCGACAATCAGCTGCGCGTCCGCCAGGCCGCGCAGAACCGCATCTTCATTAACCGCAACGCAATGGCGCCGCGGCAGTACCTGCCGTACATGCATAATTAG
- a CDS encoding transcriptional regulator translates to MDRIQSKAARLQRIEHRLYNSPRGQRVVELAEYCGVDRRTIYRDLRALEEMGVPVWEHHGHYGIDRESYLSTVRLNLNEAVALFFAARLLAHHSDEHNPNVVSALNKLAAGLPDTTISGHMARVAEIIRARPLRADYVRVLDTVTRAWADRRRVSIRYRAASGELTERVICPYFLEVSRSEPASYVIAYDDLRGALRTFKLERVAAAELLDSSYSIPDEFDPYAHLAAAWGVMDEVEVEVRLHFSPAAAPRVRESVWHHSQQLADTPDGGCVLRMRVGGIREVRSWVLSWGADVEVLAPPELRDEVAAHARRMADRYAVIAGVAAAAPGYS, encoded by the coding sequence ATGGATCGCATCCAGAGCAAAGCTGCCCGCCTGCAGCGGATCGAGCATCGGCTGTACAACTCCCCGCGCGGGCAGCGTGTCGTTGAGCTGGCCGAGTACTGTGGTGTCGATCGGCGCACGATCTATCGCGACCTGCGTGCGCTCGAAGAGATGGGCGTGCCGGTCTGGGAGCATCACGGTCATTACGGGATCGACCGCGAGTCGTACCTCTCGACCGTCCGGCTCAACCTCAACGAGGCGGTTGCGCTGTTCTTCGCCGCGCGGCTGCTGGCGCACCATAGCGACGAGCATAACCCCAATGTTGTGTCGGCGCTCAACAAGCTCGCCGCCGGCCTGCCCGATACCACGATCTCTGGCCATATGGCCCGCGTCGCCGAGATCATCCGCGCCCGCCCGCTGCGCGCCGATTATGTGCGCGTGCTCGATACGGTCACGCGCGCATGGGCCGACCGGCGCCGGGTCTCGATTCGCTACCGCGCCGCCAGCGGCGAGCTGACCGAGCGGGTGATCTGCCCCTATTTCCTCGAGGTCTCGCGCAGCGAGCCGGCCTCGTATGTGATCGCCTACGACGATCTGCGCGGCGCGCTGCGCACGTTCAAGCTCGAGCGCGTCGCGGCGGCTGAGCTGCTCGACAGCAGCTATAGCATCCCCGACGAGTTCGACCCCTATGCCCACCTCGCGGCCGCCTGGGGCGTGATGGACGAGGTCGAGGTCGAGGTGCGCCTACACTTCTCGCCGGCGGCCGCGCCGCGCGTGCGCGAGAGTGTCTGGCATCATAGCCAGCAGCTGGCCGATACGCCCGATGGCGGCTGCGTGCTGCGCATGCGCGTCGGCGGCATCCGCGAGGTGCGCTCGTGGGTGCTTAGCTGGGGCGCCGACGTCGAGGTGCTGGCCCCGCCAGAGCTGCGCGACGAGGTGGCGGCCCACGCCCGGCGCATGGCCGATCGCTATGCCGTGATTGCCGGTGTGGCGGCTGCCGCGCCCGGCTATTCCTAA
- a CDS encoding DUF58 domain-containing protein, producing the protein MWFKTIFGRKAGAAERPLFDEAFLRRLERLSLQAQPALRGRPAGGEHLSRNQLPSTIFSDHRPYSYGDDYRYVDWNAYAHQEEVFVKLGEIEQSVSIHVLLDVSRSMAWGAPPKLRVAQQLAATLGYLALAHHDRLHVALFGTAALSRFGPAQGKGRLLDLLRFIEQARADQPTALAQSIGTYARRQINGGVLVICSDLLAPEGLDQALQALVAPRWQTLVLHLLDPRELKPDLSGALELEDAETGQRLALTLDPDTLAAYRNHVSAWQEQLATACARRGVTYAQVLTDWPLERQVVPYLRARRILQ; encoded by the coding sequence ATGTGGTTCAAGACTATTTTCGGCCGTAAGGCCGGCGCGGCCGAGCGGCCGCTGTTCGATGAGGCATTTCTGCGCCGGCTCGAGCGCCTGAGCCTGCAAGCGCAGCCGGCCCTGCGCGGCCGGCCGGCCGGCGGTGAACACCTCAGCCGCAATCAGCTGCCGTCGACGATCTTCAGCGACCATCGGCCCTATAGCTATGGCGACGACTATCGTTATGTCGACTGGAATGCCTATGCACACCAGGAGGAGGTGTTCGTCAAGCTCGGTGAGATCGAGCAGAGTGTATCGATACACGTGCTGCTCGATGTGTCGCGCTCGATGGCCTGGGGCGCACCGCCGAAGCTGCGGGTGGCCCAGCAGCTGGCGGCCACGCTCGGCTACCTGGCGCTGGCGCACCACGATCGGCTGCATGTCGCGCTATTCGGCACCGCCGCGCTCAGCCGGTTCGGCCCGGCCCAGGGAAAAGGTCGCCTGCTCGACCTGTTGAGGTTCATCGAACAGGCCCGCGCCGACCAGCCGACCGCGCTGGCACAATCAATTGGCACATACGCGCGGCGGCAGATCAACGGCGGGGTGCTGGTGATCTGCTCAGATCTGCTCGCGCCCGAGGGGCTCGACCAGGCGCTCCAGGCGCTGGTAGCGCCGCGCTGGCAGACCCTGGTGCTGCACCTGCTCGACCCGCGCGAGCTCAAGCCCGACCTGAGCGGCGCGCTCGAGCTGGAGGATGCTGAGACCGGCCAGCGCCTGGCACTCACGCTCGACCCGGACACACTGGCGGCCTACCGCAACCATGTAAGCGCATGGCAGGAACAGCTGGCCACCGCCTGCGCACGCCGCGGCGTAACCTATGCCCAGGTGCTGACCGACTGGCCGCTCGAGCGCCAGGTGGTGCCATACCTGCGCGCGCGACGCATTCTTCAATGA